The window TTGTCTCAATATCTGTCCAGTCTTGTGGAAGAAAGTTTTTTCTTCCACCTAGTGCTGCCAAATTAATGCTGCCTCATCTTGTTTGATGAAAGGAATCTTATGGacaattaaagaaaattcaaaatattacCAAGTAAAATCTAAGACGAGCAAAGCCTAGATTTCATGTTTTAGCTGGCACTCCCTTACAATATTGTCTGTGTCTTAGAATTGTTTCAGCTCATCTGCTTGTCTGTCTCAGGGATCAGTATAAACTGactattaatttaaaatacctCTGTTTCCTGTTCCTGATATTTCACTGTATGTTCTAGGCACAGGAGGTCCCTTCACTTTTTTCTTAGTTCAAGCGAAATGATCCCTTTTGAGATGCATGCAGACCCCAGACTGTATTTAAAATTACTAGATTTTACCATTAATTTAGAGTGTTTGGATTGGCTTCTGGGAGTGTTCCTTGGTAGTCAGTTTTGGTCTGCTTTGGAGTAAGAGGTGTTAGAGGGGAGGTTATCAGGTACAGGCACTTTGTCCGCAGTAAGTTTTTGCCATATGTTAGCTCAGTGTCTGTAACATCAGACCAACAAGAAGCaatacaaaatatttacttttttattataAGTTATTTTTGGGGATGTATATTTACTTCAAATGTATTAAATAAATCATTATTAATTTGAGTTAAATTACTTGAGATataatcaaaattaatttaccACTTGCCCAACATTCCTGCATTACTTATTGTGAGTCTTATTGCGTAAGCGTGTTGCAAGCATCTTTTTGGTTGAGATTAAAGTTAGTGGCATATTggtttctttatattttttgttctcCTATTGCCTTGCAGAATGATTGACTGGCTGTCCTGGCCTCTGGCTCAGCACGTGGAAACATGGGTGATTGCACTGCTGAAAGGATTGGCTGCAGTCCAGAAATTTACCATCCTCATTGATGTCACTCTGCTTAAGATCGAATTGGTATGTTGGAAAAAAGCATTCAAAActgagggagagggaaaggaattGCTACCAGCTATGCAGTTGTGTAGCATCCTTTTTATTGTAACATACAGTATCTTCTTACTCTGCAAATATGATGTAAATGCATTTATAGCAGTCACTTGCATGTAATGATTTTGTCTGTTTAAAATGGCTGTGTGTTTGAAGATCTTGTGTTTACTGAAATTTTACTTTGCAGATTCACTGAAataaatgtgggtttttttaggtcTTTAATCGACTTTGGTTTCCTCTAGTGAGGCCTGGTGCCCTTGCTGTCCTTTCCCACATGTTACTTAGTTTCCAGCATTCTCCAGAAGCTTTTCATTTGGTGAGTTACCGAATAACtgtttttcagtgctttgaaaTGTCACTCACTGTGTTATTTCTGAAATGGGTGTAAAGAGCAGCAGAATTGATATGCTTGGGTTTTGTCTGTTGGAAGGTTTTCAGATTCCTGTGGTTACAGGAAGGCTTATAGTTTCCAGATTCAACCACTTCATATATAACTGGAAACAAGCATTGTCCTTCCTTGTATGTACCTATTTCTGGCAGGAGTCTCTGGGCATCACATTTTGACTGCATGCTTCTGGAAGtccattttgtgtgtgtgaaattGGCTGATAAAGTTGGGCAGCAAGTAGGTTTTTAAGGACAGCTGTTTGGGGAAAACAGGTAGCTGAGATAATCTGCTCTATGTAACCTGGTCACCCTGAATAGGCTCATGAGCCCAAGAGGACTTAACTTCCAGAAAGCTGTGCTGTCTGTGTCAGTGTTCACGGGCAAATTAAAGGTCACCATTTTTAATGACCCCTTTTCAAAATGCATTCCATTAGTTAAGGCCATAGATTGGAGGGCATGACAGTGACTGTGTTAATACGGCAATGTGTTCCCACACTTGGTGTTAAGCTTAAACTTGAGGAGAAATATCTGAGATTTAATAGGAACAGCCTGGCAGATTTGTTTCTTAGCTGTTCCCAAGGCTCTGAAGGGGTATTAAGCCCTTTGTTTAATGTCAGAGTAATTACCTTAGGCCCGTTACACAGGTTTTTACcgagagatctctgaagttTCTCCACTGCCCTGATCTTGGGTTAGGATAGAAATTTGAGTTACAATTAAAAGCTGTGAATATGttcaaaacataaatatttcatatatttttgtcttgccttttttttttctcctgagagagacaaaacattagaaaaaatgtaaaatatgagAGAGCCTATTCTAGAAAGTGGAATTTGATTTACCAAAGAAAATTTCTGTTGGAGGCTGCATGCTGTATTGCATAAATACCTCCCTGCAAGATTTCATGACcattttaaacaattttcttCACTAtcattttaaacaatttttttcactaTCATTTATTTGTGCTACTACCATTTTATATTCTGTAATATCTTCCTTCACTTTAAGTGCATGTTCACTTTTTAATGACAAATGGTCTGATTATGAGACTGTCAAATGCACATTTgataaatagaaattaatttacttgGTAATGCATCTGAAATTACATTCCCTCTCCTTACACTTGAGCATCATTAGCATAAATTAGTTTGATATTTTTGTAGCAGAAGCAGTCTTGTACTTATGATGTAGAACTTATGTTCATCAAAAATCTACTGATATAAAAGTTTAATGCAACCTCAAACCAGAATAGATAATTCTGTGTATTCAAAGTGTAACTTCCAGTATTATCCAGCTTGCAGAATTTGACTCTCTTTGACAGAACTGAGAACCTatcctttttctgttcttcccaTGTGCTTTGTCTGTTCAAAATTACCGTATCTCAGATCTGCTTGATACAAAGCTCCTTCTTGGAGTTCAGTAGTTACTTTCTCAGTGCTGTGTACCCACATTATAAAGTGGAAGATGGAATTTTTTCATGGTAATACCTTTCAGTATTGACTTGTGGTACAGTGAATACTTCAtctttggatttttatttttaaacagtggATATCTTGCTTACCTAAAGAGCAAGGTTTATTTATCAgagatgtaaaaatatttttttataccCAGAGAATAACCAATATTTGAAAAAGTGAGAAATCTGTATTTTGCACCCAGCCCTTTTTACTTTGGTGTTTTGAACTATATCAGTTCTTGTAATTGGTATACCTTCCTCAGATTCCTATATTCTTATGATTCCTGTTGTGTATTTTATGCCTTTAGCTTACAAATTGTTTGGAAGTAATTAATGATATGAAATTATGCTATCAACTTCTTTCACAGTTATTCAATTTTAATCGCTTGGAAACTGGCAAAGGTGTCTGCTTTGAAGTAAACTTCTACTTGATGTTTTAAGGCTAATGTCTCACACATTTAAAACTAGAGAGCTGTgctgaagaagaggaaggagatgaAGTAAACATTTCTGATTCTAATCTGACCAGTTTAAAGTATTTCTGAATCTGAACTAGGTTTCAAATAGGTTACTATAGCTATGGTAAACTTTCAGCTCGTAGTAAATGACACGGTTGTGGTTTATGGAGCTGCGCTGCCTCACTAGGTGGAGCTATGGGCCAGTTTCCTTCTTGTTGGAATAGCAGGAATGTATTCATTGGCTCATGAGTCCAAGCATTAGATTCTGTTAAAGGAAAATTTAgaggtttgttttaaaaactgtatCTGTGAAATCAGAGCAAGATAGTGGTGGcacaaaagcaaaatgtttaCACGGTTGTGGTTTATGGAGCTGCGCTGCCTCACTAGGTGGAGCTATGGGCCAGTTTCCTTGTAGGAATAGCAGGAATGTATTCATTGGCTCATGAGTCCAAGCATTAGATTCTGTTAAAGGAAAATTTAgaggtttgttttaaaaactgtatCTGTGAAATCAGAGCAAGATAGTGGTGGcacaaaagcaaaatgtttaGTTAATATCCTTAATAAGATGAGTACTTTTGGACACTTAACTGTTTAAAACCTTAGCATGCACCTTTTAAGTTCATAAAGTTCCTTTTAAAACTTGCTATGTGAGCTAAAGAGAGCATTGAGTAATTAATTGTGCTGCTTGAAAATTGTCATGTATGAAGAATAGTGTACATTTTCCAAGTTATTGTTTCTCAACCACTTCTTATTTAATAACAAAAGATCCCCTGTCATTTGGCAtgtatgaaggaaaaaaaaaaaaagaaaatgcagttaacacctttttgcttgtttctttgttttcccattCAGATTGTCCCACATGTGGTCAGTTTGGTTCACTCCTTCAAAAGAGATGGCTTGCCTTCCAGTACAGCCTTTTTGATGCAGTTGACTGAGTTGATACACTGTATGATGTATCATTATTCAGGTTTTCCAGAGCTCTATGAACCTATTCTGGAAGCTATTAAGGTACATTAGTAATTTTAAGAGCATGgaatgtttttttgttttccctgatgTGAAGCTGTAGTTCCACAGATCCAAATTTTTTACCGCTTCCATGTGGAGAAAAGAGCTAACCACATAATCTCATGTCAGTCCAGtgtttgaaatacaaaataagtATAAAGCTTTGAGGAAGGTTGGGGGATGGAAGGGGAACAAGGACGGGGGGGTCTGTTGTATCTCCTAGGCTATCAGGGACAGCAGCAAGACCTTGAAGGAGAactggggagcaggggaagatACAATACTGCTGAATGGGAAGACCTGTTGcagaaacaaataaagaaacttATTAAGCATGTTAAATGTTTCTCTTGTAGGATATGCCCAAACCCACTGAAGAGAAGATTAAGTTGATTCTCAGTCAGAGTGCCTGGACTTCTCAGTCTAGTTCTTTGCCATCTTGTTTATCTAGACTTCCTGGAAAATCTGAAACTGGGAAGACAGGCCTAATAAATCTAGGAAATACTTGCTACATGAACAGTGTCATTCAAGCACTTTTTATGGCTACAGAGTAAGTGCTTCTTAACAGCTTTTTTCATTGTAAATAATTCTTGCAGTTACTGCATTCTTGATTTTGACAGAATAGTAACATATCCTGGGGTCTCTCACCTTGCTAGAGCTGAGTGGGTTGTTTTGCATTCAGTTACTGGTTACTTTGTTCAAGTTCAGCTCTGGAAACTGCAATTTAAGCCACTAAAAATCCTGATCCTTTTGCCCAGTGTCAAAAGACAAGTCCTTTTTCCCTCACTGTCCTTGGTCACTGCTGGATTGTAAAAATTTTTGGTGATGCTTTTGTTATAATCTGGAAGGGTATTAAAAAAAGTCTGTCTGCATCCTATTCCTCcacatttaaatgtttaaagACATAGGTATGTTGCACTATTAATTCTTACCATGCAGTAATTTTATATCTGCACTAGAGCAGAGTTCCAGTATTAAAGGGAAGTGTTAcgtgttttgctttctttcaatTTGAAGTAATTATCTGAGCTGGAATGATAACTGAATTGTTAGAAGTCTAGCTAGGAAACTGATGTCTCTCTCTTTCATTTCAGCTTCAGAAGACATGTTTTATCTCTGAATCTAAATGGCTGTAATTCCCTAATGAGAAAATTACAGCATCTTTTTGCGTTTTTGGCCCATACCCAGGTATGTCAGTTTTTCACCTGCTTTTCTTTAAGCTTAGATCTGTGTACCAAAATTGAGAAACAAACATGAAGCCATGGGAGTCCTCTTGAGTATTTCAAGTATTAATATTATAGTTTTGTATGGGAATCAGTCTGCCTTCAAATGCTCAGATGGTGTGGATGGACTTATGAAATAACACATTTCTCTAGGTGGAATATGTTcgtgttttgttttttcaattaATAGGTAGTAATAGGTTTTCTTTGAGAAGCAAGaatgaaaaaatccaaataagaCCTGAGTTGATATACAAGCTGACTTTATGTATCTTTCTAGGGTAAACTGACCTTCTTCATTGATTTTTACACTAAATTTTATTGTAGTTCAAATTCTAATGTGAACATTATTAGCTattcaaaacattttgttaATGCTGGAAAGGCACAAGACACTTCCGTTCTCTTTGAACAACTGCAATAAGCCTCTGAAGAGATTGAGGCTACATCAGCTTCAAAATAAATAGGTCCTTATGAAGTACTGGTGCTCTGAAGAAAGCAAACAGGTTTTTTAACTCACCAGCAAGAATGGTAGCTGCTATAATACCTGGCTTGTACTCACTAAACATTAATATTTACCAGCAGGATAAACTATTTTTATCTTTGTACTAGAGGTGATTGCTGCAAAATTAATGACTCTCCCTTTGTATGGTTAAgttgtttaaatatttgtgtaCCTTGTGTTTCATTCAGCTACTCTGTGATAATGTAGTCCATAGTTCAGCtgttaatattaaaataatataatcaACTTTTTAAGTTGTTCCTGTGTAACCTTGCCTGTTCTCTCACTTGAACAGAGGGAGGCATATGCTCCTAGAATTTTCTTTGAAGCTTCCAGACCACCATGGTTCACTCCTCGATCCCAGCAGGATTGTTCAGAATATCTCAGATTCCTGCTAGACAGGTATGGTTGTCGTGCCATGAATGGGAATGAATCTGTAGCCTTACCACATAATGCTGAACTCTTAGAAGCAGTTGTGTAACACTTCCAATGCATGAGTGGGGATCAGGTTTTTCAATCTCATTCCTGTCTTTCTCTAGTTTTCTGTATCGTCTACAAACTACTTTTCTTCATGGGTTTAGTCTGTAGTGATGTCTGGATGCCATCTTGATTCCACGTAATTGAGAACAGGTTATGGTGGTAACAATGTGCCACTTTTATAAATCTAAACATGGGTGTTATGTTTAAGTTGTGGTCCTTTTGTTAATCTAATAGTAGTTGGTGAAAGCAGTTTAGTTGTGCTTCTGGAATGTCATGTTGGTGGAGACAGCTGTATTTCATACAAGGCATGCAAGTCACAAAGAGATGTACATGTCTTTATAAACAGTTAATTAAGCAAGCAAATTAGCTGTGAAAGAGATAAATCAGTAATACCTACATTTATTAATAATGCTCTTTATTTTTGGCTTGCTAAATGGGGCTTAAGCAATATTACTTTAAGACACATTCCACTTCTGGAGAAATTAATCTCAATAGTGAAATAgtgttctctcttttttttcctccatgtttTGGGTTCCTCTTTTGATTTGGATTTTCTTGCTGCAGAACTTTCTTGGCTGCAGAATTCTGACATTTACTTTGGAAATAGTCTGGCCGTAGACAAATAGTTACTTTTTCTCTTACAAAGTCTGACATACAGGCCCAGTCAACTAGAGAGCTGATTTATTAACACAATGTAATgctaaataataaaaacattgtTAGGTTTCTTTAATATTTGCCAGTTCTTTCAATATATCCATTGTGTTCTGTTATATATAATGAGACCCACAATAAATGCATTTGTGCCACTCATACTCTGTTTTGGAACTCTGTTTTTTAGctggaaaaatctgaaatagtGTGGCAATATTTGGAAAATAGCACAGttatttggatttgttttttttttatcttcaggTTGCATGAAGAAGAGAGAACTTTGAAAGCATTGTCTTTGGCCAAGAGTTCTGAAAGTATTATGACTGACAAGTCCCAGGCACAAGAAACTGCCCATAAAACACAAGTATTTACTGAAGCACCTTGTATGGACAATGAAGAAAGAACTCTGATAGAGAAGATGTTTGGAGGAAAACTGAAGACTAACATATGCTGTTTGAACTGCAAAAGTATGTCTCAAAAGGAGGAAGCTTTCACAGATCTCTCTTTGGCTTTCTGTCCCCCAACTTCCTTAGAGAATGCTGACCCAAAATGCATAGAACATTCTGAAGTGAAAGACAACTACATGGTGCAAAGTAATACTTCAGCAACCAGTCCTGTTGCAGAAACACCTCTCAGTAATTTGGAAGTAAATCATGGATGTGACACAATAATGAATGAAGGAACCATAGATTTTTCTAGTGAGCCAAGTTCTGAGAATACCACTATTTCTGAACTCAAAGTTGAAAATAATGGGGATGTGTCTCAGAGTCTAGTAGGTAAAAATACCCTGTCAGTTACAGACTTACTCAATTATTTTCTGGCACCTGAGATCCTTAGTGGAGACAACAAATATTATTGTGAAAAATGTGCCTCTCTACAGAATGCTGAAAAAACTATGCAAATCATTGAGGAACCTGAATACCTCATTCTCACACTTTTGAGATTTTCATATGATCCAAAATGTCACATTAGGCGCAAAATCTTGGACAATGTTTCTCTACCACTTGTATTGGAACTGCCAGTGAAAAGAGCAACATCCCCTTTAGCTGTTGTTTCGGGAGGCTGGTCTGTTGGTGTGGAGATTTCTGATACTGGAGAAAATCTTGCTAAAAAACTAAAGCCCTCTGGTGCTGATGAAGTGACCTGCCCACAATTGGTGCCCTATGTGTTGAGCTCTGTGGTGGTGCATTCTGGTGTATCCTCTGAAAGTGGACATTATTATTCATATGCTAGAAATGTTACTGGGTCAGGGCCTtcagggctctgccaccagTCTACAGCTCTTTCTTTAGTTTCTCCTCAGGATAAGTTGTTTGCAGAGGAGAGTCCTTGTGCTGTTGTAGATAATGAGCTGGACACTGAGATGCCAAGAGAATGGTTTCTGTTCAATGACAGCCGAGTGACATTTACCTCATTTCAGTCAGTCCAGAAAATCACCAGTAGATTTCCAAAGGACACTGCTTATGTTCTGTTTTACAAAAAGCAGAACAGCACCTGTGGCTTCAACACCAATCCAGCAAATGGCCTCTGGGTAAATGGAGACCCTCCTCTACAAAAAGACCTCATGGATGCAATTACAAAAGATAACAAACTGTACTTGCAGGTAAGATGGAAATTTTGTGTAAAGGGTGTCTACTTAAGCCTTACAAGAGGCAGTCTACAGGAAAGAACACAGtagctttttagtattttgCCATATTAACTTTATAAATCACCAGTCTGGCTTCATCTTGGTGTTGTTGGACAGGTTTTGTAGTAAAGTTGTCACTGTTAGATGGGAAATGTCAAGGAAAATAGCATAAATTCATTTCAGTTTAAACTTTGAGTGGAGATGCTTGTATAGGTTATTTAACCACTTGCCGTTCCATATGGGAGAGGCTTCAAACAGTTCAAACTTTCATTGCCTTTACGAAATTACAAGAGTGGCTTAAGTTTACTTAAAAACTTCTAAGTAGTGTTCTTACTACTGCATTTTCATTTGTAGTGAAGCTTGATTTATAAAACTGTGCTTACTCAGATACTGGAACAGCTGAAATGATGACCAAATGTGGGTGACTGGATTCCATTTTCCCTTTGCTGCCTATGCCGTATCCTCTGTGGGACCAGCACTTAGAGCAGCACACTCCCTGTATTCTGAGAACTTCATCTAGCTGTGGCAGCCTTTGTTTCCTgttaaaagaaaacagtgttCTCCACACTTCAATATGTCTTTCTTAGAGCATTGCTGCGTTTTTTTGATGTTCTAGGAGTAAAAGTATGTTTTACTGTGTGCTCTTTGATGGGTTAAGCTGTTCCTATAAGGGCTCTAGGCTAACTCAAATTAGAAGAACTAGagaaatttaacttttttgtAGTGTTTTATTAATCTGAGTTTCTGAGCTCCTGaccttttctcattttaattgAGGCTCATTACAAGTGCCTGGTTATggtttttctgaaattattgcAAATACCATGATTCACTGAATTAGATTACTCAAATTTTAAGATGCCATATTTCACTGTTGATTCAGagttctaaattatttttttccagctaagttaagaatatatttttctgtcctgagaaagcctttatttttcagaagagacattaaaaaaaaattctctatcttactgcttttgttttgctgttgcaTATCTGTTTACCACATGGTAAATGAAGATGTTTTCAGTATAAATAACTAAACCTGCAATATGGTTTAGCTAGTGGGTAGCTCCCActctatttaaaagaaattttaaaacccttactgcaaataaatgaaaagggGGGATGCTCTGCGTTTTTCTGAGTCCAGAAAACTGTATTGACTATCAAGTTTTACTTACCTAATGTAGTACTTGTGGGGATAAATATAACAAcctgaaaatattaaatgtttttaGAAATAAGGCTATTGCTTGTAAAAATGCCTGTGCTATAAGGTAAACAGTTAGGTAGTGTAGTTTTTTTAACTATACAGGCTATTTAGGCAAGGTCTTCTATTTTAATCAAAATCTGTGGTTGATTTCTGGTACTACaagtttttaatatttctttgttATTCCTAGTAAAGGTACATAGTTTTTGGTGTGTCATAGAGTTAGGCAGATACTTAGGACTCCACATATTGCTGGAGATAGCATAATACATAATACTGTCTTCAGGAGCATGGCCAGCACATCTGTGTAGATGGTGTCCTCCAAATatcttaattttgaaaataagtaTACATTTAAGCCCTTAGTAGTGTACAATAGTTTCAAACTTAGGCTGTGTTTTTGACAAGggcaaaataatttaaattcacAAGGTCTACTTTTAGCACCTGTGAAAGTATTTGGACAGGACCTCAATTTAGTGGTTTCATGGTAGTATAATGCAGTCAGGTAGAATTGAAGGTGACCCCTGTAGTTACTGAAACCCTGTTCTAAAGTTTGCTCTCATTGCCTTTAGGGAGGTGTGTGGTGATGAAGTGTCATGTGAAGGCAGCTATCAGTATGAGCCTTAGCACTGGAATACTTTGTTTGTTGCCAGGTCCACTGTCTTTTCCTGTTAGCCTTCCAGAGACAACATTTGCCTTCTCTCCCTCAATTTTTGAAGCTCTTGGCCAAGTTGAGAAAGGTATACTAAAGATGGAAAATTGCTGCAGGGTTTATTGAACTAGTTGGCCAGAGACGAAATAGTGCATGATATGTCTAATGAAGGAAAAGCATGTGCTCATCCACTTCTTAGATGTCTTAAGAAGCCTGAGAATGTCTTATTCAGATGAAATaacagctggcaggcagcagagctttcATGTTCCTTCCACTTTTTTGTGCAGGTACATTTTCCAGTGATTGACTCTGATTTTTATGAAATTCTTGAGAGTTGCAGAGACTTGCTATGTTATAACAGTTAGCATAGCAGTAATAACTGAAAGCTGAAAAGCTGCAATGAATAGAAACTAGATAGCTTGTCCATCCTTTGGCTTTTTATCTGA is drawn from Haemorhous mexicanus isolate bHaeMex1 chromosome 4, bHaeMex1.pri, whole genome shotgun sequence and contains these coding sequences:
- the USP38 gene encoding ubiquitin carboxyl-terminal hydrolase 38, with the translated sequence MDKILEGLVSSSHPLPLKRVIVRRVVESAETPLSQAQCRAMFALGTRLVLQGPDPFQRQVGRQVLDAYGRFHRAEFEAFFNRGLVLGLLQRGYGELSNRDPAILDYIQAGLRLIMSCPSVLELFELLQVEALRLVCERPAPPLCARLCQLLGDFPQCLPRGRKLSLAFCQQLVRSIAHFQSQGTREAELRLYVSQVTQVSALLRSVWKAEPDTLLPSLQELFAVISAADTSFEPSVALASLVQHIPLQMITVLIRSLTTDPNVKDTSMTQALCRMIDWLSWPLAQHVETWVIALLKGLAAVQKFTILIDVTLLKIELVFNRLWFPLVRPGALAVLSHMLLSFQHSPEAFHLIVPHVVSLVHSFKRDGLPSSTAFLMQLTELIHCMMYHYSGFPELYEPILEAIKDMPKPTEEKIKLILSQSAWTSQSSSLPSCLSRLPGKSETGKTGLINLGNTCYMNSVIQALFMATDFRRHVLSLNLNGCNSLMRKLQHLFAFLAHTQREAYAPRIFFEASRPPWFTPRSQQDCSEYLRFLLDRLHEEERTLKALSLAKSSESIMTDKSQAQETAHKTQVFTEAPCMDNEERTLIEKMFGGKLKTNICCLNCKSMSQKEEAFTDLSLAFCPPTSLENADPKCIEHSEVKDNYMVQSNTSATSPVAETPLSNLEVNHGCDTIMNEGTIDFSSEPSSENTTISELKVENNGDVSQSLVGKNTLSVTDLLNYFLAPEILSGDNKYYCEKCASLQNAEKTMQIIEEPEYLILTLLRFSYDPKCHIRRKILDNVSLPLVLELPVKRATSPLAVVSGGWSVGVEISDTGENLAKKLKPSGADEVTCPQLVPYVLSSVVVHSGVSSESGHYYSYARNVTGSGPSGLCHQSTALSLVSPQDKLFAEESPCAVVDNELDTEMPREWFLFNDSRVTFTSFQSVQKITSRFPKDTAYVLFYKKQNSTCGFNTNPANGLWVNGDPPLQKDLMDAITKDNKLYLQEQELSARTQALQAASASCSFRPNGFDDNDPPGSCGPTGGGGGGGFSTIGRLVF